The region TAGAGCCAACTCAATCACAAACTCTCTCTCCTTGTGTGGAGGTAACCGTGGCagatcctttggaaacacatccagaaactcacacaccaatctggtctgtcctggtccactggcacgacctgaattgtatccaccacactagctaagaatcctatgcatacTCCCTGCAATAGGTCattagctctaagtacagatattATTGGTATACGGGGTCATGCACAATGCCAATAAATActaagggatcctcaccctcggGCTCAAAGGTTACTATCTTCTTCTTGTATtctattgtttaccgagtttttcagaaactacaataataaaagatatgaGAGATTAAGgagaaagggtttagaagttgtaagcacaatttttacgtggttggggcgttaatgagccttcgTCCACGAGACacttgtattagagcttagagaatctacaacaatggagttttctctcagTTTCAGCAGCGTAACTGTATATATGCCAAAAATTGATCCTTTCCCAGTGCCCTACTACATGTATTTATAGGGTCATAGGTgtactgggcttgggccgggctatCCCGGGCCCAGTAAAGGTATAAATACTGCTGGCCTCTCTTcgggaagcccaatacaaagggtTACAACATAAAAATACACTAATctgagcccattgggccagcccaaaccaaATCTGTCACACGACAAAAGGGAGCTTTGGGCTGGGCATTTAGAGTTACGAGACAGATTCAGGGGATAAGATcagtcagagtagtggcggcgcaggtctgaaccaaaggcgtacaatcccgaggtagcctTTTCAGCAGGTGAAGCGTGGGAGTGGGACGAAGTCAGGATCACGAATGCTTTATCTTGCCAACCTCGGAGAACTGACCCTGGTTCATTTACCCACATCCCCCTCCGTTCGTCAAGGTCCCGTACCATTTACCATGGGCCCGGATCATTTACCAggagcccggaccatttaccaggcTCCAGGATTATTTGTTTTGATCCCGACTGTTATCCGGAAGCCACTCATACTATCTCTTGCATGACCATCCTGGACGATCGTCCCCGGATGCCCTTTGGGCCTTACCTAGCTTGGGCTGCTGACGTCTATTTTGCTCTTTGCCAAACGGGCCCGAGCTAGACCCAAAACTCACTCGGGCAGCCCGAGGGCCCGAAGCGTGGACCCGAGCGCTCGGAAGGAAACGGAGATAacatctatcgttgccccatacttggctaaccgaTCCATACCCAAGATAATATAAAAGTCACACATTACTAGCTCAATAAAATCAACGGATaactctctaccatccactgtcactggtaaTGATCTAACCCCTctcttggaaaccactaactACCCAGTAGGTACCAAAGTACAAACAtcacaggataaaagtcacaaggtctacacagccCATCAATAATCttcctagcaacaaaagaatgcgtagcacCTGAATAATTCAAAACAGTCTTAAAGGATCCCACACTAGAAAGCTGATCTGaaactaccaagggactagcctcgacctctacCTGAGTTAGGGTGTacacccgagctggcgtcaggctgTCCACCTCCTTAGGCTCTTCCTTCCTTGTtttcgggcaatccttcttcaggtGTCCCTCAATCTCGTAGACAAACCAGGCCTTCGcctgacattccccaatatggcacctCCTGCACTTAGAACACTTTGGGAATGCTTTCCAGGTCTCACCGCTACCCTAGCGGCCTATCTGTAcaccccgtggcctcctatctagCCTTAGAGCTAAAAATGCatctggagtctttctcttttggccactagggcctctgcccatACCAAAGACTGCAAATGGAGGTCTCGACCTCCTAAAATCCCTTATGGCCGCACATTTGTGTCAAATCTTGTTCTATGTGCTCTCaactgtgagcgccttctcaacaacctgtgcgtaagtagtcactcctggcacagtAGTGATGCgaacatctcgagctatcataggttgtagcccctggagaaacctctctctcctggtcccatcagtgggcaccaaagCCCCGAAAAACTTTGCCAACCTGTCAAACTTAAAAGCATAATTAGTCATTGACATGTTGCTGtgaagtaacttgctgaactcttcGGCCTTCGCAGCTGTAACTGTGTCGTTGtaatatttctaattaaatagAGTTATGCATTCTTTCCATTCCATAGTATTTACAttcctggtctgggataccacctcccaccatattcgggcatcctcctgaaacatataagtggcataggccactctctcattacctactaccctcatgaaatctaggatggcggttatcattgtcatccactgctcagccttcactgGGTCTGAGCTGTCCTAAAAAATCGGAGGTTGctatttcctgaacctctcatacaggggttcccatctgTTTTCCAATGCTTAGGGCGGTACTAACACTGGTACTGCTAGTTGTATCACTACCGGAGGTGAATCTCATCTTCTTGCCTCTGTAacttggcttgcatatcagcaaacaCCTGTTATTAGTTCTTTGGAGTTGgtggtggggcctggccctggtcattctcttttCTGACCTGTATTTCTTGGCCAGCCAACCActctgaccttcgaggaagcATACTGAAAACTTTCCCACTTTGCAGTGATCAATTTAGCTAtgaggtaagtaataactatacctcttgccaccCGACGGTCGAGGACCGAACAAACAAACAGAtgcaatgcaaataagcatgccAATACCTAATATATTCAACCATGGTGCTAATAAGAACTTTctgatattcatcagcaaataatGATGCTAAAAAGCATTTCTATGCATAAGTAATtaacgatgcaaataagcatgttcaaacatttatacatgtatagcaatgctaataagcatgttctttaatccctgccAATATtgatagtgctaataagcatttcccaaaataacataaacaaattCTTAAAAGGTTATATACAAGTCAAGATAGCCAAgctgacctaggcggcaaaataagagatacaaccctagttcctccaagataaccctgaccgtggtggtcgagcaaccgcatatgtaccaCGCCGCcacgaagctctccaactcatggctggtccaacatcccttttcctttacctgcaccacataacacccatgagtcgaggcccagcagtaataacctactcaggCATGGATACAATTATAGTTAAATGACCataggatcattctggggccctaAGCCCTAtctaagtgaccatagagtcacccaggGGCCTTTGCCCTTAACTTTGAGTAACTCCCCATAGAGCTAGTAAAGCACTTTGTTTTTCCTTtccaaacgaccatagggtcggtgaATGTAATAGTATGTCCCttattgggcctaagcctctcgaccagagCACAACACaatattgctgcccttgactagtACGTCAATGCCTTAACCAAATATTCAGACAACCAAATAAGTAGATAaccagatacagataagcatacttcagataatacaagtatggatacatattaatcatgattaaatacaaacacaacaataaccatgttccttaatagGGTCGAGTCCTAATTATACAGACAATGAAAACAAGcatatatcatttaacaattattcggataaagagcattcaagcatgtttaatgaacaatcacatgcataatcttaatcatgatcattctcaagggcccgagccctattcataattatatttaacaaccaggccaagctctaatcatatatatatcatgtactgggtgcagatttcttaccgtaggtccgagtgcaacgtataataagaatgaccctcgagcatgatcttggttccgagcccctagcgataacctaatcataaccatgaTATATAATTTCGTcaataacgagtgaataaaggcttctggactaaGCGCTAGCCTCTAGGacttcgaattctactaaacccgGTAGTAGAATGGATCCCGAGACCTTATgtttgagttcctgcactcaagACCTTCCCGGGGCTCAGAAGTCCTTCAAGCACTGCGACCCAAGGAAAAAGAGCCGCAACCCGCCACAAGTCAAAGAGTCCAAGGCCTCTCCTCTGGAAACACACGTTGTGGCGCGCCCCTACAAGCACCGCGACTCAAAATGGATATTCAACACCGCCTTCTGCCATTGTTCATGAGAGCCGCgacgcctcaagaacagggtcaTGACTCGACATGAAAACCCAATTTTTCCCATCGTTTCTTCAACCCAAATCTCACCAAAAATCCAACAAAAAATAGTCAGAACCCAAAAGAAAAGTTGCCAATCAACTCAGCAGTTCAACACAAACAAAACCCAATCTTAAATTTGACTAAAACCCCACCAAATCTCCAAATTTAGATTTGAGTTTTCAAAACACCAAAAATCAGCAAAAACCAGAGAAAACATATAGAATTAAAGCTAGAAATTGATACCTCTGCTGCCCAAAACGATGCTAAGCCTGtccccaagcaatcccgagcctaagctagcttcAATTACCCTTAGATCGCAAGAAATTCCAAGGaattgagagaaagagagtgtaGAGTGAGAGAGAGTTTGGGAGAGCTGAGaatgttttttgttttgttttgtgtggcttacttagggttcaagtaaccttaagcaaatcctgaggctcagggtacctaaaaacgtccccgagggtaaaatgatcAAAATTGCTAACATTccttcctaatctcactaactctgaatatatcctcaaatattcattcccattatccgatatctcggtaatgtactaaatatccaaaataccccttgactcaccctgagttgGATATTTGGTCCCATTGTAACTTTCTCACTAACTTGCTCATTAGGATCGCCTTGTGTCGAGTAACACAAATAtatcgacataataatgtggtctcacacatatatcacatatattccaaatatacccttaactagccaaattatgaaaattacccttctaataagaaacaggctcacatgcatatttaatacacctaaacatgcatatctagccgtattataatataactcacgtaatcagataatgataaacacatatatatatatctatcacataaacacatatttcataattaaatcacatatattcaaataattctccataattttccatcctggccccttaatcaaagccttgagccttattaggtaatttggggcattacaaaaacatTCCGAAGAAGTATGGAGGTATTTGGAGACATTTTGGGGTCACGCTCGGGGCGTTAATACTGGGGCAGCTGTGTTGCGTCGCCTGTGGGAGGCGATGCATCGTCTAAAGGTGCATTGATGGCAAAACCCCaataggcgatgcatcacctactAGGTGGTGACACATTGCCTGGCCGGCGTTGCATTGCCACCTAGTAAGTGACATATTGCCTAGGCGATCCATACGAGACCGTACAGTTACGAGACTTATCTCCAAATAATGTGTTTAAAAGTTCTATTCCTATTGGTTGGacataatgacggtgcctacactacaaataagggttattagtgttgaaaagccttgatcacTTTAATCTCTCTCTatctagctctcaaagaccatatattttctctaagaaactcatcaagcctttgcttgacttgcatgagtttcaaggcttgttaaatccaAAATCTCATTCTATTTCGTTGAAGCTTCAAGAAACAAGTGAAGACTTGGAATAGaaattttggacaacaatatactTATTGTTTATAAGCCTAAGATGTTCCCCAAGTtggaagattcaagttgctcaaaacaaaaggttgtatctctctaactcCTAACTTTGTATATGTGTTATTCTATGTTTTTTATGTTGTAAACATTGATGATTAAgtgtttctaagttcatcttataatcatttaatcacttaatcaTTTATTATCACGAATTGCATTCATATTATGAATatggttatttgattatcaagatttttgTTCATaatttgaataaggttcttgattaacatctagggtttgtaatattgaactaTTCATATTATGCATTGTTGATTAAGAAAATGTAAAGCCATAAATTCACGACAACGCTATAATAGAGCCTTAGtagaacaaacaaaaaaaattaacaaaaacatACATAAAAGATAAAGAACATTGTCTTCATTGGTGATGAAGACTTTATTGAGTTTTCACAaacttcctcttttttttttcttcttctgcttcttccttttgacttttttttttcaatttttaatttaacatttttttatttcttttattttttatgtaataTATAGTACATTGAAAAAAAATGCTCAATTAAAAAAATTCCCAATTTTGACCAAATTCATCCCTAAACATAAAACTAAAATTTCAGAGACTCTGAGTGATGTTCTAAAATAGCAAgcttaactaattcaaattatcaATGAACATTCATGAGTTGTTTTCTCAATCTCTCCACTCAATCGCAAAAGATGTgtgatattttgaaaaataacatCCATCTTACCAAATGCTTAGTAATGTGCAAAAAAAATTAAGAAGTTGTTTTCTAGGTAATCAAAATGGTAATAATGACTTAAACTTAACTATTTGAAAATAATACCTAGAAAACTTTGTAAAAACTTCAGAACAAAACTAATTCAATCATGCAATGTAAACTAGTTTACACAAACATTGCTATAACTATGCAACAagatttgtttattaattttttttatgcatgtaTATGCCATCACCCCCAACCTAAGATTAGACAACGTCCTCAATGTTACAATACATATGAAAATAAAGATagtagggaaagagaacacctggatggaCAAAATTGTTCATGCGAGCATAGAAAAGTGGGTTTGCAGAATTcttcaaaataaacaaacataaaaccaaaacacaaaaacaaaaacaaaaaaaataaaacacaatttGAAAACTTTTTATATAGTGATAACAATCCTCAAGAACCCATTTAATTTAAGAGTTGATGTGTGTCGTATTCTGTACTAAAGTATTAGTAAAGTGGtagtaagggtcgaacccacgatgactattattcaatttatcattgaaaataaaaacaagaattaaataaGAGAATTTTTTATagattaaataacataaaataaagtaataaacaaagaacATTGGATAATACGATTTTAGAAAATAGTTAAGAAAtattctccaccttcaacaatcaatctaccaacaatgacaaataatattccctattgccaattaaactattaaccctgcaaataacacataagcAGTAAATTATCTTAGTTTCTccattataattaattaaatctaagCGTTCTTGATTAAtcctttttaccaagcaataagccCATTAGTATGTGATCTATTTAACCCTAATAATATCATTGCATttaatggaaacaagttaatcaaggcaacaaattcattaagcatgcaattcatttaacctgaTAAATTCGCACTTAACTAggcaagctacttcttcttctaatgcttcagATCGTAatgtccccaaaagccttcatttttgggactatgcaggcacattcttgtccatgttcaaagtatgcattaatACACTCGGACTGATTCACACCATATCCTCATGTGACTAGGTGAAGACATCAAGGTTCTTCCTCAAGAatttgaccagctccttcttcctttcggcTTCAAGATTTTCTCCAACTTGGACAACTCTTGAAGGTACTTCTCGGTCAAcatttatttcctcgagctcttctattgccttaagctcagatctatcttcgcctactcgCAGATCAATGTTGTCTTGCTGGGCGACCTCATCATCCTTTTCTCGAGGTTCTTCCTTCCCACAGGCAACTTCCATTACCCGGGACTGCTCACCTCCTTCACCTATgaccatcgtctgctgcccgagttgtgattttcccttcatagcaatgctGGAGCATTCTCTGGCAACTAGCTGTTCCCCTCTTACTGTaaagccctacttccttagagccgttactaagtgagttttaaacgtgcaattaacttgctaatcgaggttttaggttaaaagtgtagctaaactgcaATAAAAGTCATATCATTTGAAAATGTATtcattcacatattaacataataaaccaattattgccctccaggcacgctaatcaaggccctaagctttattagcaaatttgggacgctacaactatcccctccttacagaaatttcgtcctcgaaattacctgaataactcgggataccgctcccgcatattggattcaagttcccatgtggCCTCCTctaccttgctattcctccacaacactttcaccaaggcgatggtcttgctccgcaagactttatccttgcggtcaagaatctgaatcagattctcctcataagataaatcctgatttagctccaagttctcataactcaacatgtgtgtagaatctgacacatactttcgaagcatggacacgtgaaacacatcatgaacccctgataaagatGGAGGCAACGCCaacctataagctacctctccaacctgttttagaatctcaaaggggccaacaaacctagggctcaacttgccccgaacaccaaatcgttttactcctctcatgGGAGAAACTATAAGAAACAcgtgatcaccgacttgaaattcTACGCTCTTGCATTTCAAGTCCAAGTAACTCTTTTGGTGACTCttggaggcgagcattcgagctttaatcttttcaatcgcctcattggtcctctgaaccatctcaagacctaagtaccttctctcacccgtctcatcccaatggataggagatctacacttcctcccatacaacatctcatatggagccactccgatagtcacctgataactgttgttgtatgaaaactcaatcaatgggagatacttactccaagataccccaaaatccagcacacaggctcgtagcatatcctctagtatctgaattgtcctcttagactgtccattcgtctgaggatgataagcggtactaaatcgcaactgtgtacccatagccttctatagactttcccaaaacttggaggtgaaggtggggtccctgtcggatactattgaccttggagccccatgaagtcgaacaatttccttcacatatagctcaacatactgctccatagtataagggCTTGTTTGGGAtaacttttacttttacttttggaCACTAGAAGAAGAGAAGTAAAAGTTTGAGCTTTTGAATTAGTGTTTggatttatattttaaaagagcttttttttttctttttccattaAAGAGCTTTTCAAAGTGTTTGGTAAGTATAATATAAAAGCTCTTACAAAGTAATATATGCCAATTTTGTccataaaaataacaataataataatttttttttgcaatcataaaaaataaaaataataatataagcaAAATTAACCATGCGGATAACAATAAATCTTTAATTATTACATAATCATAAGAAAAAATTAATACTCATGTTTATCTGAGCATGGGTTCAGCTGCGATTTTATCACGAATAACTCCCATTTCACTCTCATCTCTTACTAAGTTAATATTTGGGTCATTGTCATTTACAAAATCATCGTTTGCTTCATCACAAGATGGGAATTCTATGTCATTAATGGTCTCTCTCTTGATAAAATTATGTAAAGCCATTGAAAACTTATAATTTGGCATTcgttgcaaaatttcccatcgtGGTTTCCATACACCAAAACAACGTTCGATAACACTGCGCAATGATGAATGAGCGTGGTTAAATACTTCTTTAGAGCCACTAGGTTGACTACCTTGTTGAAATTGAGGAAGATGGTATCTTTGCCCTTTATATGGAGCTAAGTAACCTTTCATATTTGGATACCCTGCATCAACTAAGTAATACTTACctgcaataaaaaaaattatcatttaaaaaaaaattcaaatcatattcacaaaaataatataaatgattACAACATACCATTGGGTGGTTTAGGAAAATTAAGACGTGCATTTCTTAATGCTTCAAGAAATATACGAGTATCATGTGCTGTTCCTTCCCAACCCGCCCATACAAATGTGAATAACATATCAAATCCACATACAACCATAATATTTTGTGTAGGACAACCCTTTCTTCCAATGTATGGTATTTGTTTATCTACTGGAAGTGAAACTCGAACATGTGTTCTGTCTATTGCTCCAATACAATCCTATTAATAACAATttgataaaaattataaaatcaaaATCTACATAGagagttaatatatatatatatatatgtgcatatggaGATGACGTATTCATACCTTAAAGTATGGCCAATATCTAGGATTGTTTCGTATATAATATGGGACTTCATCAAAATTTTTAGGTGGTCTAATTTCATCCAAAGCAAGCATACTCATTTTTTCCAATACATTTGAAAATTGTCTACTAACAGTTTCACTTGAATGCTGAAAATGCTCTTGATTCATTCTATTTCCTGCACCATGTCCTAAAACCATCATAAACATACCAAATGACTCTTCTAGTCTCACACCTTTACTAGATTTTAGTCCATAACTTCTCAATCTATCACATAGTTTACAAAAAACATGTTTTTCCATTCGAAACATCTCATGACATTGTCGACCATTTCCATCCATAATTTCCATCATAAATTTCCAGCCAGTATGAGGTGAATTTCTACATGGTTCCTTAATCAAaaaattattatgataatatatcGATGTTCTTGCAACAACAAGGAAAAGTTCATCAATTTCCATTTCTTCTGCTATGACTTGTTGTCTTCTGCTATATTCTTCATTCATGTCTTCTGAATTTGTGTCACTATCCATTCTGTATTTGAAAAaatttacataatttttatttataagatAAATGAGTGTGATATAATACACTTTAAAAAAGATAAACAtgtaaaacatataatataaaattgtaTTAATTTTGATTATATACAATAAAAAAGAtagttaaaaaaaacatattgtgtctttcataaatattaaattcaagaaacaaaacaaaccaCGTTGTTCAAGAAATAAACAAACTACACTGTTCAAGAAATAAACAAACCACAATGTTcgacaagaaaaaaaaacaaataaaatctaACTTAGAAATCGAACTCTTGTTCTTTCAACCATTCAATTTGATATTTAGGCTCCTTCAAAGCTACAAAAATTTCCCTATTTGCTTTCTTTGTGAATAAGGAAGTACCAACTTTGAAAAGAGGGCTCATTGGTTCACAACCTGGAAGTGTAACTAACTTATCGATAACTTCTTGAACACTACATCCTGGTGGATCAGTACGTATGTATGAACTCCTATTTTTGATCGCCACACAAATCTCATCAAGTTGTTTGGACAACTTTGATGCAGTAGAATTATTCCTTTTTTGCTTCTTAAATTGCTTTCTATTTGGATCAAGTAATTTAGTCTCTTTTTTCATTGGATCACCCACTCCTTCATGATCACTTTCctccaaattctcatcaatctctATATCATTATGATCCTCAGCGTATAAAGGAGGTAGTGAACCAGAGGTTGGTGCCCAAGCTCTAGGTCTTGTAGCAGTAACATGTCTAAACAAATCATCCAGTTTGAAAGAATGTTCTAAACCTCTCACTTGAAATTTAGCAGCATCCGGATATTTCTGTTGATGATTTATTAATTAGGAAACAAAATGTAACatcctgggtaaccaagaccgttacactgtgtgtttaaaatagtgcaagacttgctaatcaagtcatttaatcaaaatgtgaatctaacgtcatcaacatattaggaataaaagattttggtcataaacaggttattttattaaaaatgacagtttagtacatggaatctcaaaacagggtttagatgacatatttacaaaaattccagaagttatacacaactcaggccactctaatggcaaaatacacattttaggtttccgtccctgtacaatccctcgaccgtggcagccgatcagctgacaatgtacacctcgcccccagagctctccaactcattgttgaatccacatacccttgcctttacctgcacaacgcagcacccgtgagccgaagcccaacaagaaaacataataacatagCGTGACCAATATCAATAACCAACtattccacaaagcataaccaagtattcaacaattcgtaacattcacctattcagtgataaTAATCGACAtattaacaatttgtcatccagataatcaacatatcatattcatcaggttaacaacaataatcacattcataatcaacagtttatcacaaccatCAAATGATACTTAGGGTTGACACCCtcaggtcgcaccctctgtttaacccactgtcttcagctcacttaggccgctcccagtgttatacccactaactccagccagcttaaccgagctcagtgattaataagttgtcctcagccaccagtggctgagccgcaccctgtgcgcaaatattgattccgacactcttaggccggttatcacatgtcccatggcataataccatctcatgacatgatatacaaatatagggagctcttagtcccatcatgttcacatggttaatcacattcacataacaatgcatacaaacatagggaacacttagtcccaacctaaccacataatcgtgtgcagttttcttacctcttgttcaaGCGAGAAACACGttatgaacgacccttgagaacgatcgatcctttgatcccttagcggtcacctcaagttcggtatgaactcctcttcaatgatggaacaataccctagatcctcaacacttgattccccagcttaattcctcaaaagaagcttcaaaattgaagaagaaaatgaaaggAAATGGCAGTCGGTTGAGGCAAGATGAGGTGCTCTGTTTTCTTAAGTCTTCTACAGCTTCCTAGTTTAAGCATTGATATGTATATCCTTAAAggaaaaagacctaaatgccctcaagtttaattaaagtccttaacagcttccaagggaaaaattgtcctttcacaCCTATCTTGTTAACCATAATTaataccctccaattcccattattctcaaaattctcgaacaccaataattcatatcccgttaccctttagcTCCCGGAAACACTCTAATAACCAAATTACCCTagaactcaccccgagccccgaacttaatcccgttatgaccaaaccgctaacttatacccaaagatcgtctcatgtcgaacaactcgaacaaatccacattataatgtggcctcaacaatagcttaccaatatgcacacaaatatacaattacgccctcaatgggcaaaattaccaaaattccctcaaaacaaaatataacccatatgcatgcatttatcatcatataataatatgatccacataaacatgcatataatcatataatggcacaataaatcaattatggccctcccggcctcctaatc is a window of Humulus lupulus chromosome 4, drHumLupu1.1, whole genome shotgun sequence DNA encoding:
- the LOC133832383 gene encoding protein ALP1-like → MDSDTNSEDMNEEYSRRQQVIAEEMEIDELFLVVARTSIYYHNNFLIKEPCRNSPHTGWKFMMEIMDGNGRQCHEMFRMEKHVFCKLCDRLRSYGLKSSKGVRLEESFGMFMMVLGHGAGNRMNQEHFQHSSETVSRQFSNVLEKMSMLALDEIRPPKNFDEVPYYIRNNPRYWPYFKDCIGAIDRTHVRVSLPVDKQIPYIGRKGCPTQNIMVVCGFDMLFTFVWAGWEGTAHDTRIFLEALRNARLNFPKPPNGKYYLVDAGYPNMKGYLAPYKGQRYHLPQFQQGSQPSGSKEVFNHAHSSLRSVIERCFGVWKPRWEILQRMPNYKFSMALHNFIKRETINDIEFPSCDEANDDFVNDNDPNINLVRDESEMGVIRDKIAAEPMLR